A DNA window from Actinomycetes bacterium contains the following coding sequences:
- the pdhA gene encoding pyruvate dehydrogenase (acetyl-transferring) E1 component subunit alpha: MPVTELTQPAAQQPELVQLLTPEGERVEHPTYSVDLTDEELRGLYRDLVLVRRVDAEATALQRQGELGIWASLLGQEAAQVGSGRAMAPDDYAFPTYREHGVAWCRGVDPLNLLGLFRGVNHGGWDPNEKNFHLYTIVIGAQTLHATGYAMGMQKDGADSAVIAYFGDGATSQGDVNEAFIYASVFNAPVVFFCQNNQWAISEPIERQTRIPLYRRAAGFGFPGVRVDGNDVLACLAVTKAALQNAREGSGPTLVEAYTYRMGAHTTSDDPTRYRLSDELESWKLKDPIERVKAYLVRSGKADQPFFDAVEAESDELAAHVRKGCLDMPDPEPLSIFDHVYADQHPLVDEEREQFGAYLATFEEAH; this comes from the coding sequence GTGCCCGTGACCGAGCTGACCCAGCCCGCCGCCCAGCAGCCCGAGCTCGTGCAGCTGCTCACGCCCGAGGGCGAGCGGGTCGAGCACCCGACCTACTCGGTCGACCTCACCGACGAGGAGCTCCGCGGGCTCTACCGCGACCTCGTCCTGGTGCGCCGGGTCGACGCCGAGGCCACCGCCCTGCAGCGCCAGGGCGAGCTGGGCATCTGGGCCAGCCTGCTCGGCCAGGAGGCCGCCCAGGTCGGCTCCGGCCGCGCGATGGCGCCCGACGACTACGCCTTCCCGACCTACCGCGAGCACGGCGTGGCCTGGTGCCGCGGTGTGGACCCGCTGAACCTCCTCGGTCTCTTCCGCGGCGTCAACCACGGCGGCTGGGACCCCAACGAGAAGAACTTCCACCTCTACACGATCGTCATCGGTGCGCAGACGCTGCACGCCACCGGCTACGCCATGGGCATGCAGAAGGACGGCGCCGACAGCGCGGTCATCGCCTACTTCGGCGACGGCGCCACCAGCCAGGGCGACGTGAACGAGGCCTTCATCTACGCGAGCGTCTTCAACGCCCCGGTCGTCTTCTTCTGCCAGAACAACCAGTGGGCCATCTCGGAGCCGATCGAGCGCCAGACCCGCATCCCGCTCTACCGCCGGGCCGCCGGCTTCGGCTTCCCCGGCGTCCGGGTGGACGGCAACGACGTGCTCGCCTGCCTCGCAGTCACCAAGGCCGCGCTGCAGAACGCCCGTGAGGGCAGCGGACCGACGCTGGTCGAGGCCTACACCTACCGGATGGGCGCCCACACGACGTCCGACGACCCGACCCGCTACCGGCTCTCCGACGAGCTCGAGTCGTGGAAGCTCAAGGACCCGATCGAGCGGGTCAAGGCCTACCTGGTCCGCTCGGGCAAGGCCGACCAGCCGTTCTTCGACGCGGTCGAGGCCGAGTCCGACGAGCTCGCGGCGCACGTGCGCAAGGGATGCCTGGACATGCCGGACCCGGAGCCGCTGTCCATCTTCGACCACGTCTACGCCGACCAGCACCCGCTGGTCGACGAGGAGCGCGAGCAGTTCGGCGCCTACCTGGCCACGTTCGAGGAGGCGCACTGA
- a CDS encoding alpha-ketoacid dehydrogenase subunit beta translates to MGTQITLAKGITMGLRKAMEDDPKVLVMGEDVGKLGGVFRVTDGLQKDFGEDRVIDTPLAESGIIGTAIGLALRGYRPVCEIQFDGFVYPAFDQIVSQLAKMRARALGKVSLPVVVRIPVGGGIGAVEHHSESNEAYFAHTAGLRVVACSNPVDAYVMVQQAIATDDPVILYEPKRRYWEKAELDESMSLDQALPLHSARVAREGTDITVATYGPMVKTAMEAATAAAEEGTSIEVVDLRSLSPLDMDAVRGSVERTGRLVVVHEAPVFLGMGAEVAARVTEQCFYSLEAPVMRVGGFDTPYPPSRVEEEYLPDLDRILDAVDRSLAY, encoded by the coding sequence ATGGGCACCCAGATCACCCTGGCCAAGGGCATCACGATGGGCCTGCGCAAGGCCATGGAGGACGACCCGAAGGTCCTCGTCATGGGCGAGGACGTGGGCAAGCTCGGCGGCGTCTTCCGGGTCACCGACGGGCTGCAGAAGGACTTCGGCGAGGACCGGGTCATCGACACGCCGCTCGCCGAGTCGGGCATCATCGGCACCGCGATCGGCCTGGCCCTGCGCGGGTACCGGCCGGTGTGCGAGATCCAGTTCGACGGCTTCGTCTACCCCGCCTTCGACCAGATCGTCAGCCAGCTGGCCAAGATGCGGGCCCGGGCGCTCGGGAAGGTCTCGCTGCCGGTCGTCGTGCGGATCCCGGTCGGGGGCGGCATCGGCGCGGTCGAGCACCACAGCGAGTCCAACGAGGCGTACTTCGCCCACACCGCGGGGCTCCGGGTGGTGGCCTGCTCGAACCCGGTCGACGCGTACGTGATGGTGCAGCAGGCCATCGCGACCGACGACCCGGTCATCCTCTACGAGCCCAAGCGCCGTTACTGGGAGAAGGCCGAGCTCGACGAGTCGATGAGCCTGGACCAGGCGCTCCCTCTGCACAGCGCGCGGGTCGCCCGCGAGGGGACCGACATCACCGTCGCGACGTACGGCCCGATGGTCAAGACCGCCATGGAGGCGGCGACCGCTGCCGCCGAGGAGGGCACCTCGATCGAGGTCGTCGACCTCCGCTCGCTGTCCCCGCTCGACATGGACGCGGTGCGCGGCTCGGTCGAGCGCACCGGCCGGCTCGTCGTCGTGCACGAGGCGCCGGTCTTCCTGGGGATGGGCGCAGAGGTCGCCGCCCGGGTGACCGAGCAGTGCTTCTACTCCCTCGAGGCACCGGTGATGCGGGTCGGCGGGTTCGACACGCCCTACCCGCCCAGCCGGGTGGAGGAGGAGTACCTCCCCGACCTCGACCGCATCCTCGACGCCGTCGACCGTTCGCTCGCGTACTGA